One region of Limibacillus sp. genomic DNA includes:
- a CDS encoding Na+/H+ antiporter subunit G, with protein sequence MELIVEILVSFFLVIAGIFGLVGSFGMIKLKDTMQRLHAPTKATTLGIGGVLIASMLYFSLVKGHFSFHELLITLFLFLTAAITANFIAKTYMVRNVARDELPETGRRIGWSIFDDPPETPPSKE encoded by the coding sequence ATGGAACTGATCGTGGAGATCCTGGTTTCCTTCTTCCTCGTGATCGCGGGCATCTTCGGCCTGGTCGGATCCTTCGGGATGATCAAGCTGAAGGACACGATGCAGCGGCTGCACGCACCGACCAAAGCGACGACGCTGGGGATCGGCGGGGTGCTGATCGCCTCGATGCTCTACTTCTCTCTGGTGAAGGGCCACTTCTCCTTCCACGAACTGCTGATCACCCTGTTCCTGTTCCTGACGGCGGCCATCACGGCGAACTTCATCGCCAAGACCTACATGGTGAGGAACGTCGCGCGGGACGAGCTGCCTGAAACCGGGCGGCGCATTGGCTGGTCGATCTTCGACGACCCGCCCGAAACACCGCCCTCAAAAGAGTGA
- a CDS encoding Na+/H+ antiporter subunit C has translation MELLVASSVGVLTASGVYLLLRLRAFPVILGLALLSYAVNVFLFSSGRLAINLPPILSKYEGAAYTDPLPQALVLTAIVISFGMTAVLVLVALAAYLERGNDRVNIDEEASDPGDGEARS, from the coding sequence ATGGAATTGCTGGTCGCAAGTTCCGTCGGCGTGCTGACCGCAAGCGGGGTCTACCTCCTTCTGCGCCTGAGGGCCTTTCCCGTGATTCTGGGGCTGGCGCTGCTGTCCTATGCCGTGAACGTCTTCCTGTTCTCCTCCGGCAGGCTCGCGATCAACCTGCCGCCGATCCTCTCCAAGTACGAGGGCGCGGCCTATACCGACCCGCTGCCCCAGGCCCTGGTCCTGACGGCCATCGTGATCTCCTTCGGCATGACGGCGGTCCTGGTGTTGGTGGCGCTGGCGGCCTACCTCGAGCGGGGCAACGACAGAGTGAACATAGACGAGGAAGCCTCCGACCCCGGCGATGGGGAGGCGCGGTCGTAA
- a CDS encoding MATE family efflux transporter, with protein MTDAKIWNRRVLGLALPIILSNASVPLLGAVDTAVMGHLPDPAYIGAVAVGAMIFSFLYWGFGFLRMGTTGFTAQAFGAEDAEELRATLARPVLLGLVIGLLLIALQILIRPLAFTLMDASDQVENLAMVYFDIRIWGAPATLITYALLGWMLGSGDARSVLLLQLLLNGLNIALNLLFVLGLGMTIDGVALATLIAEYSALAFGFWIVARNLRARPGVWDWNRVLERTRLLALFRVNLDIFIRTLCLETAFFVFTARSAQLGELQLAANAILLQLQTFTAYALDGFAHAVEVLAGNALGARNRAAFRGAVKASTIWAAAFALVFCALYALAGAPIVALFTDIEAVRAATDDFLPWIAVIPLVAVWAYQLDGIFIGATRTAAMRNAMLISLAFYLLAVWLLVPAFGNHGLWLSMALFLGLRGLTLAAFFPALDAAIEPREATPA; from the coding sequence GTGACGGACGCCAAGATCTGGAACCGGCGCGTCCTCGGCCTGGCGCTGCCGATCATCCTGTCCAATGCCTCGGTGCCGCTCCTGGGCGCGGTCGATACCGCCGTCATGGGCCACCTGCCCGATCCCGCCTACATCGGCGCGGTCGCCGTGGGCGCCATGATCTTCTCCTTCCTCTACTGGGGTTTCGGCTTTCTGCGCATGGGCACGACCGGCTTCACCGCCCAGGCCTTCGGCGCGGAAGACGCAGAGGAGCTGCGCGCCACGCTGGCCCGCCCGGTCCTGCTGGGCCTCGTCATCGGCCTGCTGCTGATCGCGCTCCAGATCCTGATCCGCCCGCTCGCCTTCACGCTGATGGACGCCAGCGACCAGGTGGAAAACCTGGCGATGGTCTACTTCGATATCCGCATCTGGGGCGCGCCCGCGACGCTGATCACCTATGCGCTCCTGGGCTGGATGCTGGGCTCCGGCGATGCGCGCTCCGTGCTGCTTTTGCAACTGCTGCTCAACGGGCTCAACATCGCGCTCAACCTCCTCTTCGTGCTGGGGCTGGGCATGACCATCGACGGCGTGGCCCTGGCGACCCTGATCGCCGAGTACAGCGCTCTGGCCTTCGGGTTCTGGATCGTCGCGCGCAACCTGCGCGCCCGGCCCGGCGTCTGGGACTGGAACCGGGTTCTGGAGCGCACGCGGCTGCTGGCGCTCTTCCGGGTCAATCTCGACATCTTCATCCGGACGCTCTGCCTGGAGACCGCCTTCTTCGTCTTCACCGCGCGCTCGGCTCAGCTTGGCGAGCTGCAACTGGCGGCCAACGCCATCCTCTTGCAGCTCCAGACCTTCACCGCCTATGCGCTCGATGGATTCGCGCATGCGGTCGAGGTGCTGGCGGGCAATGCGCTGGGCGCGCGCAACCGGGCAGCCTTCCGGGGGGCGGTCAAGGCCTCCACCATCTGGGCGGCGGCCTTCGCCTTGGTTTTCTGCGCGCTCTATGCCCTGGCGGGCGCGCCGATCGTGGCGCTCTTCACCGACATCGAGGCGGTGCGTGCAGCCACGGACGACTTCCTGCCCTGGATCGCCGTGATCCCCTTGGTCGCGGTCTGGGCCTATCAGCTCGACGGCATCTTCATCGGGGCGACGCGGACCGCGGCCATGCGCAACGCCATGCTGATCTCGCTCGCCTTCTATCTGCTCGCGGTCTGGCTGCTGGTCCCTGCCTTCGGCAACCACGGACTTTGGCTGTCCATGGCGCTTTTCTTGGGCTTGCGAGGCCTGACGCTCGCGGCCTTCTTCCCGGCGCTGGACGCCGCAATCGAGCCCAGGGAGGCGACACCGGCATGA
- a CDS encoding threonine synthase — protein sequence MDLNVETFVTHLECSLTGETYEADQVQGLSKAGRPLLVRYDLPALAAAISKRALKERKGMGFWRYREFLPVRETKNCLSLGEVMTPLIPLDRLGPSNGKLLVKDEGRLPTGSFKARGLALAVSMAKELGIKHLAMPTNGNAGAAMAAYAAKAGIKATVLAPEDTPEINLREIALQGADVYKVNGLINDCGKIVGEGKEKAGWFDLSTLKEPYRIEGKKTMGLELAEQLGWRLPDVIFYPTGGGTGLIGMWKAFQELADMGWIGSKRPKMVAVQASGCAPIVKAWEDGEEHAPLWENAHTVAAGIRVPVAVGDFLILRAVRESNGFAMALDDAAIMEARDRCAREEGLLLCPEGAATLAAYERALAEGLIKPSDKAVLYNCASGLKYPMPETHQTLDRSKPIDFSRFGGTLGA from the coding sequence ATGGATCTGAACGTCGAGACCTTCGTCACCCATCTGGAATGCTCCCTGACGGGAGAGACCTATGAGGCCGATCAGGTCCAGGGTCTCTCCAAGGCCGGACGGCCGCTTCTGGTGCGCTACGACCTGCCGGCGCTGGCCGCGGCCATCTCCAAGCGCGCCCTGAAGGAGCGCAAGGGCATGGGATTCTGGCGCTACCGGGAGTTCCTGCCGGTGCGCGAGACCAAGAACTGCCTATCGCTCGGCGAGGTCATGACGCCGCTCATCCCGCTCGACCGTCTCGGCCCGTCGAACGGCAAGCTGCTGGTCAAGGACGAGGGGCGCCTTCCGACCGGGTCCTTCAAGGCGCGTGGCCTGGCGCTGGCGGTCTCCATGGCCAAGGAGCTGGGCATCAAGCACCTCGCCATGCCGACCAACGGCAACGCGGGCGCGGCCATGGCGGCCTATGCGGCCAAGGCGGGCATCAAGGCGACCGTGCTGGCGCCGGAGGACACGCCGGAGATCAACCTGCGCGAGATCGCGCTGCAGGGCGCGGACGTCTACAAGGTCAACGGCCTGATCAACGACTGCGGCAAGATCGTCGGGGAAGGCAAGGAGAAGGCCGGCTGGTTCGACCTCTCGACCCTGAAGGAGCCCTACCGGATCGAAGGCAAGAAGACCATGGGGCTGGAACTGGCCGAGCAACTGGGCTGGCGTCTGCCCGACGTGATCTTCTACCCGACCGGCGGCGGCACCGGCCTGATCGGCATGTGGAAGGCCTTCCAGGAACTGGCCGACATGGGCTGGATCGGCTCCAAGCGCCCGAAGATGGTGGCGGTGCAGGCCAGCGGCTGCGCGCCCATCGTCAAGGCCTGGGAGGACGGCGAAGAGCACGCCCCTCTCTGGGAGAACGCCCACACGGTGGCAGCCGGCATCCGCGTGCCGGTGGCGGTCGGGGACTTCCTGATTCTGCGGGCGGTGCGGGAATCGAACGGCTTCGCCATGGCGCTCGACGACGCGGCGATCATGGAGGCCCGCGACCGCTGCGCGCGCGAGGAGGGCCTGCTGCTCTGCCCCGAGGGCGCCGCCACCCTGGCCGCCTATGAAAGGGCGCTGGCCGAGGGGCTCATAAAGCCCAGCGACAAGGCCGTGCTCTACAACTGCGCAAGCGGCCTGAAATATCCCATGCCGGAGACTCACCAGACCCTCGACCGCAGCAAGCCGATAGACTTCTCGCGCTTCGGCGGGACGCTTGGCGCTTGA
- a CDS encoding K+/H+ antiporter subunit F translates to MIHATLAFAMGCFGIGLLLNLWRIMRGPDLADRILALDTMVINVIALLILYGIYGGTAIYYEAAMLIAMVGFVSTVAYCRFVLRGDIIE, encoded by the coding sequence ATGATCCACGCCACACTCGCTTTCGCCATGGGGTGCTTCGGCATCGGCTTACTTCTGAACCTCTGGCGCATCATGCGCGGGCCGGACCTGGCCGACCGGATCCTCGCCCTGGACACCATGGTGATCAACGTGATCGCGCTCCTGATCCTCTACGGGATCTATGGTGGCACCGCCATCTACTACGAGGCGGCGATGCTGATCGCCATGGTCGGTTTCGTCTCCACCGTCGCCTACTGCCGCTTCGTTCTGCGCGGCGACATCATCGAGTGA
- a CDS encoding Na+/H+ antiporter subunit E, with protein sequence MLQRFLPHPLLSLTLTLVWLGLVNTVSLGNLLLGAALGLVVPILTAPYWPDRPKLKKPLVAAEYILIVLWDIIVANVQVAMIILFKPNDKIHSRWISVPLELRAPEAITVLAGTITMTPGTVSAILSADAGCILVHCLHTDDPDGVRDQIKQRYEGRLKEIFE encoded by the coding sequence ATGCTCCAGCGTTTTCTCCCTCACCCGCTGCTCAGCCTCACGCTCACGCTGGTATGGCTTGGCCTCGTCAACACGGTGTCGCTGGGCAACCTCCTGCTGGGCGCGGCGTTGGGCCTGGTGGTGCCGATCCTGACGGCGCCCTATTGGCCCGACCGGCCCAAGCTGAAGAAGCCGCTGGTCGCGGCCGAATACATCCTGATCGTGCTGTGGGACATCATCGTCGCCAACGTGCAGGTGGCGATGATCATCCTGTTCAAACCGAACGATAAGATCCATTCGCGCTGGATCTCGGTGCCGCTTGAACTGCGTGCGCCCGAAGCGATCACGGTCCTAGCGGGCACGATCACCATGACGCCCGGAACGGTTTCGGCCATTCTCAGCGCCGATGCCGGCTGCATCCTGGTGCACTGCCTGCACACCGACGATCCCGACGGGGTTCGCGACCAGATCAAGCAACGCTACGAGGGGCGACTGAAGGAGATCTTCGAATGA
- a CDS encoding monovalent cation/H+ antiporter subunit A, whose translation MAVESNLLLIIAALPFLGALVPGLMIRAGRTACAWFTAAPTALALVMLCVLAPEVMQGKVIQAELAWLPQLGLSATFFLDGLGLLFAGMILGVGLLITLYARYYLSGDDPMGQFYTYLLLFQGAMLGIVVSDNILLLLIFWELTSLSSFLLIGYWKHLPEGRQGARMALAVTGAGGLAMIGGMLILGDIVGSYNLTDILTAGEQIRASEWYLPALILILLGAFTKSAQFPFHFWLPHAMAAPTPVSAYLHSATMVKAGVFLMARMWPVLSGTDAWFYIVATTGLITMVLGALIALFKDDLKALLAFSTVSHLGLLTMLLGFGSPLAAVVAVFHIINHLTFKASLFMVAGIVDHETHTRDIKRLGGLRHLMPVTFVIGTVAALSMAGIPLFNGFLSKEMMLEEAAHTAWAGSHLAVPVLATLGALLSVAYSFRFIAHVFLGPVRDDYPHKPHDPPFGMWAAPGLLAVLVVVIGILPALIVGPLVAVAGGAVIGSPELPYYSLKIWHGITPALFMSIAAVLGGLGLLSLHRPLDGVWNALPRPEAKVIFDRLIAGCVGAARWVSEATHNGAISRYLAIFVLASVFLGYAAWSGGGMTEPTRDLLPVPPVVLAGWILLMVASLSLVVMHRRRFRALVLIGIIGLMLSAGFIYLSAPDLALTQISVETVTIMLLLLALHFLPKETPAESSTALRLRDAGIAGAAGLGIGALAYAFMVRDISTISDYHLANSYKGGGGTNVVNVILVDFRGYDTYGEIIVLGIAGLLIFALMETLLNGPAARRLRNTDYSQDRSPDRHPLMMVIATRVMMPIAVMVGIYIFLRGHNQPGGGFVAGLVISIALLMQYMASGFAWTQARKRIEYHAMIGWGVVIAGLTGAGAMVAGTPFLTSDFGYVHLPPIEEFELATAALFDLGVFLTVLGAVMLMLYSLSRIARYAGETVNVDPMDYDPKNRIHHAKEEA comes from the coding sequence ATGGCCGTTGAGAGCAACCTCCTTCTGATCATCGCAGCGCTGCCGTTCCTGGGCGCGCTGGTGCCGGGGCTCATGATCCGCGCGGGGCGGACGGCCTGCGCCTGGTTCACGGCGGCGCCCACGGCCCTGGCGCTGGTGATGCTGTGCGTTCTGGCGCCCGAGGTGATGCAGGGCAAGGTGATCCAGGCGGAGCTCGCCTGGCTGCCGCAACTGGGCTTGTCGGCCACTTTCTTCCTGGACGGACTGGGTCTGCTGTTCGCGGGGATGATCCTGGGCGTCGGCCTGCTGATCACCCTCTATGCGCGCTACTACCTGTCGGGCGACGACCCGATGGGGCAGTTCTACACCTATCTGCTTCTGTTCCAGGGCGCGATGCTGGGTATCGTCGTCTCCGACAACATCCTGTTGCTGCTGATCTTCTGGGAGCTGACGAGCCTCTCCTCCTTCCTGTTGATCGGCTACTGGAAGCACCTGCCGGAGGGACGGCAGGGCGCGCGCATGGCGCTGGCGGTGACCGGCGCGGGCGGGCTCGCGATGATCGGCGGCATGCTGATCCTGGGCGACATCGTGGGCAGCTACAACCTGACCGACATCCTGACCGCGGGGGAGCAGATCCGCGCCTCCGAGTGGTACTTGCCAGCGCTGATCCTGATCCTCTTGGGCGCCTTTACGAAGTCCGCGCAGTTCCCGTTCCATTTCTGGCTGCCGCACGCCATGGCGGCGCCGACCCCGGTTTCGGCCTACCTGCACTCGGCCACCATGGTGAAGGCCGGCGTCTTCCTGATGGCCCGGATGTGGCCCGTGCTTTCCGGGACCGACGCCTGGTTCTACATCGTCGCCACCACGGGGCTGATCACGATGGTGCTGGGCGCCTTGATCGCGCTGTTCAAGGACGACCTGAAGGCGTTGCTGGCCTTCTCCACGGTCAGTCACCTGGGCCTGCTGACCATGCTGCTGGGCTTCGGCAGCCCTCTGGCGGCGGTCGTGGCGGTGTTCCACATCATCAACCACCTGACCTTCAAGGCCTCGCTCTTCATGGTCGCCGGCATCGTCGACCACGAGACGCACACCCGCGACATCAAGCGCTTGGGCGGCTTGAGGCACCTGATGCCCGTCACCTTCGTGATCGGCACCGTGGCGGCGCTCTCCATGGCCGGAATCCCGCTGTTCAACGGCTTCCTCTCCAAGGAGATGATGCTGGAGGAGGCGGCGCACACCGCCTGGGCGGGGAGCCACCTGGCGGTGCCGGTGCTGGCCACGCTGGGCGCGCTGCTCTCGGTCGCCTATTCCTTCCGCTTCATCGCCCATGTCTTCCTGGGCCCGGTCCGCGACGACTATCCGCACAAGCCGCACGATCCGCCCTTCGGCATGTGGGCGGCACCCGGTCTGCTGGCCGTGCTGGTGGTGGTGATCGGTATCCTGCCCGCGCTCATCGTCGGCCCGCTGGTCGCGGTCGCGGGCGGGGCCGTGATCGGCAGCCCGGAGCTGCCCTACTACTCGCTCAAGATCTGGCACGGCATCACGCCGGCGCTCTTCATGTCGATCGCAGCGGTGCTCGGCGGCCTCGGCCTGCTGAGCCTGCACCGTCCGCTCGACGGCGTCTGGAACGCCCTGCCGCGCCCCGAGGCCAAGGTCATCTTCGACCGCCTGATCGCCGGTTGCGTCGGCGCGGCGCGCTGGGTGAGCGAGGCAACGCACAACGGCGCCATCAGCCGCTATCTCGCGATCTTCGTCCTGGCCAGCGTGTTCCTGGGCTACGCGGCCTGGTCAGGCGGCGGCATGACCGAGCCGACGCGCGATCTCCTGCCCGTCCCGCCGGTCGTCCTGGCGGGCTGGATCCTGCTGATGGTGGCCTCGCTCTCGCTGGTGGTGATGCACCGCCGCCGCTTCCGCGCCCTGGTGCTGATCGGGATCATCGGCTTGATGCTCTCCGCGGGCTTCATCTACCTCTCAGCGCCCGATCTGGCGCTCACCCAGATCTCGGTCGAGACGGTGACCATCATGCTGCTGCTGCTGGCGCTGCACTTCCTGCCGAAGGAGACGCCGGCGGAAAGCAGCACTGCGCTGCGCCTGCGCGATGCCGGGATCGCCGGGGCCGCCGGTCTCGGCATCGGGGCCTTGGCCTACGCCTTCATGGTCCGCGACATCAGCACGATCTCCGACTATCACCTGGCCAATTCCTACAAAGGCGGCGGCGGCACCAATGTGGTCAACGTGATCCTGGTCGACTTCCGTGGCTACGACACCTACGGCGAGATCATCGTGCTGGGGATCGCCGGTTTGCTGATCTTCGCCCTGATGGAGACGCTCTTGAACGGGCCGGCCGCCCGGCGGCTCCGGAACACCGACTATTCCCAGGACCGCTCGCCGGACCGCCACCCGCTGATGATGGTTATCGCGACACGGGTCATGATGCCGATCGCGGTGATGGTGGGCATCTACATCTTCCTGCGCGGGCACAATCAGCCGGGCGGCGGCTTCGTCGCGGGCCTGGTCATCTCGATCGCGCTGCTGATGCAGTACATGGCGTCGGGCTTTGCCTGGACGCAGGCCCGCAAGCGGATCGAATACCACGCCATGATCGGCTGGGGCGTCGTGATCGCGGGCCTGACGGGCGCGGGCGCGATGGTGGCGGGCACGCCCTTCCTGACCAGCGATTTCGGCTACGTGCACCTCCCGCCCATCGAGGAGTTCGAGCTGGCGACGGCGGCGCTGTTCGACCTGGGCGTGTTCCTGACGGTCCTGGGCGCGGTGATGCTGATGCTCTACAGCCTGTCGCGGATCGCGCGCTACGCGGGCGAGACGGTCAACGTGGACCCCATGGACTACGACCCGAAGAACCGGATCCACCACGCGAAGGAAGAGGCCTGA
- a CDS encoding monovalent cation/H+ antiporter subunit D codes for MHWIIAPVLLPALLAPMIGFVMRHDIVLARAASFAGTACLVGISAYLLSMTLGGETFVYRLGDWQPPFGIVLVLDRLSALMVLLTSVLALIVLWHAAATGWDSRGRHFHALFQFQLMGVAGAFLTGDVFNLFVFFEVLLIASYGLMIHGGGQQRLGAGLQYIVINLAGSTLFLFALGVLYATTGTLNLADLTLRMQEIAVEDAALVRVAAMLLMIVFAVKAALFPVQFWLPGTYANAPAPVAALFAIMTKVGAYAIIRVHGSAFGPGIEATDGQSAAWLFPAAIVTIAIGAVGVLGAKRLLPLISFSVVGSMGTLLVAVAAFTPEATTAGLYYLLHSTFAAAALFLLADLVLARRGSEALSLLPATVQNGLFAALFFAAAIGMAGMPPLSGFLGKLFVLDTLRDPGTIVWAWSSVLIGSLLTIVGFARAGSILFWKSTAPEAGAPPAVQEPEGRAEPEAPARAGVAQLVPTFATLAILASLAVFAGPVVDFLEATSLQLYDRSSYIEAVLGQSGGN; via the coding sequence ATGCATTGGATCATCGCACCGGTGCTGCTGCCGGCCCTGCTCGCCCCCATGATCGGTTTCGTCATGCGCCACGACATCGTGCTGGCGCGCGCCGCCTCCTTCGCGGGCACGGCCTGCCTCGTCGGCATCTCGGCCTACTTGCTGTCCATGACCCTGGGTGGGGAGACCTTCGTATACCGCCTGGGCGACTGGCAGCCGCCCTTCGGCATCGTGCTGGTCCTGGACCGGCTGTCGGCGCTGATGGTGCTCCTCACCTCGGTGCTCGCGCTGATCGTGCTCTGGCATGCGGCCGCGACCGGCTGGGACTCGCGCGGACGGCACTTCCACGCCCTCTTCCAGTTCCAGTTGATGGGCGTGGCGGGCGCCTTTCTGACCGGGGACGTCTTCAACCTCTTCGTCTTCTTCGAGGTGCTGCTGATCGCCTCCTACGGGTTGATGATCCACGGCGGCGGGCAGCAGCGTCTCGGCGCCGGGCTGCAGTACATCGTGATCAACCTAGCGGGCTCGACCCTCTTCCTGTTCGCGCTCGGCGTCCTTTACGCCACGACCGGCACCCTCAACCTCGCCGATCTCACCCTGCGCATGCAGGAGATCGCGGTCGAAGACGCGGCCCTGGTCCGGGTCGCCGCCATGCTGCTGATGATCGTCTTCGCCGTGAAGGCGGCGCTCTTCCCCGTCCAGTTCTGGTTGCCGGGCACCTACGCCAACGCGCCCGCCCCGGTCGCCGCCCTTTTCGCCATCATGACCAAGGTCGGCGCCTACGCCATCATCCGCGTCCATGGCAGCGCCTTTGGGCCGGGGATCGAAGCGACCGACGGACAGAGCGCGGCCTGGCTGTTCCCCGCCGCGATCGTGACCATCGCCATCGGCGCCGTGGGCGTCCTGGGGGCAAAACGGCTGCTGCCGCTGATCTCCTTCTCCGTGGTGGGATCGATGGGCACGCTGCTGGTCGCCGTGGCGGCCTTCACGCCGGAAGCGACCACGGCGGGCCTCTACTATCTGCTGCACTCGACCTTCGCCGCCGCCGCGCTGTTCCTGCTCGCCGACCTGGTGTTGGCGCGGCGAGGCAGCGAGGCGCTCTCGCTGCTTCCGGCCACGGTGCAGAACGGTCTCTTCGCCGCGCTGTTCTTCGCGGCGGCGATCGGCATGGCCGGGATGCCGCCGCTCAGCGGCTTCCTGGGCAAGCTCTTCGTGCTCGACACTCTGCGCGATCCGGGAACCATCGTCTGGGCCTGGTCGAGCGTCCTGATCGGCTCGCTGCTCACCATCGTCGGCTTCGCGCGCGCCGGCAGCATCCTGTTCTGGAAATCCACCGCGCCCGAAGCCGGCGCGCCGCCCGCGGTGCAAGAGCCAGAGGGAAGAGCGGAGCCGGAGGCCCCGGCGCGCGCCGGAGTGGCCCAGCTTGTCCCGACCTTCGCGACGCTCGCGATCCTCGCATCGCTCGCGGTCTTCGCCGGACCGGTTGTCGATTTCCTGGAGGCGACCTCGCTGCAGCTCTACGACCGCTCGAGCTATATCGAGGCCGTGCTCGGCCAGAGCGGAGGGAACTGA